Proteins encoded together in one Hevea brasiliensis isolate MT/VB/25A 57/8 chromosome 16, ASM3005281v1, whole genome shotgun sequence window:
- the LOC110666827 gene encoding uncharacterized protein LOC110666827 codes for MELISTQFTGSWRRYWTRKRYQRLDGGLTGRKNMKVVRIGGGSPRRSAWKIRPKQKILKIATASPLKLLRKLKSAYVDMMVNLAGNVSFLNNDSVFGNKRIPKARPVPIAASSNEEFETRLVYEIYKALKATQ; via the coding sequence ATGGAGCTCATTTCTACACAGTTTACTGGCAGCTGGAGAAGATACTGGACAAGAAAGCGATACCAGAGGCTCGATGGCGGACTTACTGGCCGAAAGAATATGAAAGTCGTGAGGATTGGAGGTGGTAGCCCACGTAGGTCTGCTTGGAAGATCAGACCCAAGCAAAAAATATTAAAGATTGCAACTGCTTCTCCATTGAAGCTTTTGCGGAAGCTTAAGAGTGCTTATGTTGATATGATGGTTAACTTGGCAGGGAACGTCAGTTTCTTGAATAATGATAGTGTGTTTGGGAATAAACGGATTCCGAAAGCTAGGCCGGTTCCGATTGCTGCTTCTTCTAATGAAGAGTTTGAGACTAGGCTGGTTTATGAGATCTATAAGGCCTTGAAGGCAACTCAATGA
- the LOC110666825 gene encoding uncharacterized protein LOC110666825 isoform X2 translates to MKTKTKHTYGYGKTEDSSFNWNWKVNDYNNKNRGKQSPVTEFLQDNYRKLEETVLGPGGGLGIGCGIGVGFGLVGGIGYGGWPWNHLKLVFGVGMGCGVGFGFGYGCGLGYGRSLDSLQSQMDKRKSASGNKAIWISVALLF, encoded by the exons ATGAAAACCAAAACCAAACATACCTACGGCTACGGAAAGACGGAGGATTCCAGCTTCAATTGGAACTGGAAAGTAAACGACTACAATAACAAGAACCGTGGAAAGCAATCCCCGGTAACTGAATTCCTCCAAGACAACTACCGTAAGCTGGAGGAAACAGTGTTAGGTCCTGGAGGTGGCTTAGGGATTGGATGCGGCATTGGGGTGGGTTTCGGTTTGGTTGGTGGTATCGGTTATGGTGGCTGGCCGTGGAACCATCTTAAGCTAGTATTTGGGGTCGGCATGGGCTGTGGTGTGGGATTCGGGTTCGGATATGGGTGTGGGCTGGGCTATGGTCGTAGCTTGGATTCGTTGCAGTCTCAAATGGATAAGAGGAAGTCAGCTTCTGGCAACAAGGCAATTTG GATATCAGTAGCCTTACTCTTTTAA
- the LOC110666825 gene encoding uncharacterized protein LOC110666825 isoform X1, which translates to MKTKTKHTYGYGKTEDSSFNWNWKVNDYNNKNRGKQSPVTEFLQDNYRKLEETVLGPGGGLGIGCGIGVGFGLVGGIGYGGWPWNHLKLVFGVGMGCGVGFGFGYGCGLGYGRSLDSLQSQMDKRKSASGNKAICSLTLLRSILSRKNTKRLGYCKRGAIGCMGEGK; encoded by the exons ATGAAAACCAAAACCAAACATACCTACGGCTACGGAAAGACGGAGGATTCCAGCTTCAATTGGAACTGGAAAGTAAACGACTACAATAACAAGAACCGTGGAAAGCAATCCCCGGTAACTGAATTCCTCCAAGACAACTACCGTAAGCTGGAGGAAACAGTGTTAGGTCCTGGAGGTGGCTTAGGGATTGGATGCGGCATTGGGGTGGGTTTCGGTTTGGTTGGTGGTATCGGTTATGGTGGCTGGCCGTGGAACCATCTTAAGCTAGTATTTGGGGTCGGCATGGGCTGTGGTGTGGGATTCGGGTTCGGATATGGGTGTGGGCTGGGCTATGGTCGTAGCTTGGATTCGTTGCAGTCTCAAATGGATAAGAGGAAGTCAGCTTCTGGCAACAAGGCAATTTG TAGCCTTACTCTTTTAAGAAGTATTCTTTCGAGGAAAAACACCAAACGTTTAGGTTACTGCAAAAGAGGTGCCATAGGTTGCATGGGCGAAGGAAAGTAG